DNA from Cupriavidus necator N-1:
CACGCACGCGCGCCTGCTGGCCGAAAAGCTGCAGCCGATCCTTGGCCAGACGATCGTGATCGACTATAAGGCCGGCGCGGCCGGCAATATCGGCTCGGACAACGTCGCCAAGTCCGCGCCGGACGGTTACACGCTGCTGCTGGCCAACACCGGGCAGATGGCCATCAACAATTCGCTCTATCCCAAGCTGCCCTACAGCATGCCGAAGGACTTCGCGCCGGTGGCACGTACCGCGCTGATCCCGCTGGTGATGGTGGTCAACAACAACGTGCCGGCGCGCGACCTGAAGACGTTCATCAGCTATGCCAAGGCCAACCCGGGCAAGCTGAATTTTGCGTCAGGCGGCAATGGCGGCATCTCGCACCTGATGCCGGAAATGTTCAAGCAGGCTTCGGGCACGTTCATCGTCCATATCCCGTACAAGGGCAGCTCGCCGGCGCTGACCGACGTGATGGGCGGCCAGGCGCAGATGATGGCCGACTCGATCCCGCTGTTCACGCAGTACATCAAGGCGGGCAAGGTGCGTGCGCTGGCGGTGACGTCGCCGCAGCGCTCGCCCGCGCTGCCGGATGTGCCGACGATGCAGGAGGCCGGGCTGAAGGGCTTCGAAGTGGTGGGCTTCTACGGCATGTTGGCGCCGGCGGGCACGCCCAAGGACGTGGTCGCGCGCCTGTCCGGTGCCTTGCGCACGGTGCTGGCCGACCCCGACACCAAGGCGAAGCTCGAGCAGCAGGGTGCC
Protein-coding regions in this window:
- a CDS encoding Bug family tripartite tricarboxylate transporter substrate binding protein, which encodes MDKTKNKLQARRDILKHALLALAAAPLALAAGTAQAAWPEKPIRLVVAFPPGGPVDTHARLLAEKLQPILGQTIVIDYKAGAAGNIGSDNVAKSAPDGYTLLLANTGQMAINNSLYPKLPYSMPKDFAPVARTALIPLVMVVNNNVPARDLKTFISYAKANPGKLNFASGGNGGISHLMPEMFKQASGTFIVHIPYKGSSPALTDVMGGQAQMMADSIPLFTQYIKAGKVRALAVTSPQRSPALPDVPTMQEAGLKGFEVVGFYGMLAPAGTPKDVVARLSGALRTVLADPDTKAKLEQQGAEPAWQSPEAFAATITVEQKRWGQAVKASGASID